A region from the Ichthyobacterium seriolicida genome encodes:
- a CDS encoding FtsW/RodA/SpoVE family cell cycle protein produces MISRIKNIRGNKTLWSAIFALALFSFWPNYTTSSNPAYLYGDGNTSLILIKHAFHLFFGFIIIFLVHRIDYNYYKRISVIMVLVIIILLTITLFFGTSVNSASRWIRIGGVSFQTSAFAIYVSMMYTAAFLSKKNGVYNNFKECLYLLIPLAVIVLLVFPSNLSTAMLIFISNLTLMLIGKFPFKYMFRIIGSTCVIALIFFLMINVFSDYGPVRAKTWSNRISSFINGDTNETYQSNGAMEAVKLGGWFGIGPGKSTMKNFLPQSFSDFIFAIITEESGLVGAIVLILLYIGILHKSVQTAVKIKDTFGMLLVMGMILPIIFQAVIHIGVVVGIFPVTGQPLPLMSSGGSAIWATCIALGVILGVSKHVVTKNKVKEVNV; encoded by the coding sequence GTGATATCTAGGATAAAAAATATAAGAGGCAATAAAACTCTTTGGAGTGCTATTTTTGCATTAGCCTTATTTTCTTTTTGGCCTAATTATACTACCAGTAGTAATCCAGCTTATCTGTATGGAGATGGGAATACTTCTTTGATTCTTATAAAACATGCTTTTCATCTATTTTTTGGTTTTATCATTATATTTTTAGTACACAGGATAGATTATAATTATTACAAGAGAATATCGGTGATCATGGTTCTTGTAATTATTATTCTACTGACAATAACTCTGTTTTTTGGCACTAGTGTAAATAGTGCGAGTAGATGGATACGAATAGGTGGGGTTAGTTTCCAGACTTCTGCTTTTGCTATATACGTAAGTATGATGTATACGGCTGCTTTTTTATCAAAAAAGAATGGTGTCTATAATAATTTTAAGGAATGTTTATACTTGTTAATACCTTTAGCAGTTATAGTATTATTGGTATTTCCGTCTAATTTGTCTACAGCGATGCTAATATTTATTAGTAATCTCACACTTATGTTAATAGGCAAATTCCCATTTAAATATATGTTTAGAATTATAGGAAGCACTTGTGTTATTGCACTTATATTTTTTTTGATGATAAATGTATTTTCCGATTACGGTCCTGTTCGTGCAAAGACTTGGTCTAATAGAATTAGTTCATTTATCAATGGGGATACAAATGAAACTTATCAATCTAATGGAGCTATGGAAGCTGTTAAGTTAGGTGGATGGTTTGGTATAGGTCCTGGCAAGAGCACTATGAAAAACTTTTTACCTCAGTCTTTTTCAGATTTTATATTTGCTATTATAACAGAAGAATCGGGTTTGGTAGGTGCTATAGTTTTGATACTCTTATACATAGGTATTTTACATAAGTCGGTACAGACAGCTGTAAAAATTAAAGATACTTTTGGGATGCTTTTAGTCATGGGCATGATATTACCTATAATTTTTCAAGCAGTTATACACATCGGTGTAGTAGTTGGAATATTTCCAGTGACGGGTCAACCGCTTCCACTTATGAGCAGTGGAGGTTCGGCTATTTGGGCAACCTGTATTGCTCTGGGAGTTATTTTGGGCGTTAGTAAACATGTTGTAACAAAGAATAAGGTAAAAGAGGTTAATGTCTAA